GTCCCCTTCTtggggaaaaatgaaagaaagtgagGTTTTGGTTTTCCTTTTGATGGGTTATGGTTGACTTGGTAGGGTTTATCTTGTTTGAGAACTAGGGTTTAAGTGGTGCTTCATGTGAGCTCAACTCCTGCTTCCAGTCGTGGCTTCGTAGCAGCCACTGTTTCGAGTCGGGCGTTATCTGGGCACAAGCTTTGTCGACTTCAAATTACTTAGCGACTATAATTTTGGACTGTGTGGAAAGATTCGAGTTTGTTGCTACTCGCCCTGCTTTCAATCATGGTTTCGTTAGATTTTAGTATATTACAGGAGGAAATTTGGAATAATTCGTCtttgatttgcaaaaacttAGGTGTTAAATCAATTGAACACGAGTTCTGCTCTGACCCTGTTTTAGTTGATATTTGAGCAATGATTTTCGGGTTAAAATTTGTGTACTGGAGTGTGGTCTCGCAGTCTTATCTGTGGAATGGAATTTCGCTTTTGTCTTGAAAGGTTTCGATGGCTTCTTGTTTATGATTTAATGTAGTCGTGATGTGGGTATTTAATCTTATGGTGCTTGTATAGGCTTGAAGGTTTCTTACACATCAAGTTGAGGTCAGGATATAAAGACGTCCTTTATGATATTGGGCATCACTTGTTAATGTCAATGTTTAGATTCACTGTTCTTAGTGAGGCGTAGTTCTTGTGCATGTTGATTCAGCATCTTTTCTATCTTCAATTCCATAGTTTGCTTAATTTGCCTTTTCTTTACAGATTGCTGTGCTCGAAGATCATACTAAGGCAGCAGCAAGAAAAGCAGAAGAAGGCAAAATAAGTGAAAACTACCCAAGCACTGGTGGGCCTATGGTCGAGAATGATGATATGTATGGGAAAAGTGATCATGCCGAGGACGAGGAGAAAGAAATTCAGGTGATGCCCATTAATGAATGTACGGTAAACTGTTGTTTTAGTATCATTTTGAATGTTGCTCTGGGGATGTGCTGGGAAGTTATCCACTTGTTTAGGGAGAAAAGGTGAAATGACAAGCAAATCATATTTCATTCACATGGAAGTAGGCTCATTTGCGACAATGATCAGTCGCATAAGTTTTGGGAGTTAAATAAGCAACTCTATTTGCATACATACccattttaccaaaaaataaagtgAAGTTATTTCCAGTGAATGAAGGCTGAGAAGGGAATTTGGATCAGAAGGCCACCAGTAACTTGAAAAGTGTAGAAGAAATACTTGAATAACACATTTTGTTTTCCTGCTGACTCCTGCATGTTGAAGTTTTAGCTATATGTGTAGAACAAGGTTTCTTTAAAGTGTTGATGCCTGCCTATGAGATGATTTAGAGGGAAAAATCCAGCTATACTTTCTTAACTATGAAGCCAGGAACTGCTTGCCAGCATCCACCATAGAATATAGGATTAGCAGAACTTTGCTCTCGCCTCCAAATAGTGACATTCTTAAAGGTGCGAGGTTGTTAATATGAATAACAATGGATCTGCTCTGCAGAATTTGAGCAAGGGCGGTTTAGACCTGGGTGTGTCTCCAGACGAACCTGAGAATGGTCATGATGACGTCGATGACAAGAGCGCAACCATGCTGAAAACAACCACAAGGCGGCTTCTGGTCAAGGGGATGAGGCCACTCAATGGGAGCCAGAAAACAGCAACTGAGAAACGGTTGTGCTGTGTTGTATTGGGGTAAGACTGGCAAATGAATTCCCGTCTAGAGAATGACTTGAGTTTGACATTTAGGGCATCATGTATCTAGTAGATGTAGCGTAGTCAGTATGTATAAATCCACCGAGGTGATACTCGAGTTGCTCCTGTAAATATTTTGCTGGGCAAATATGTGctgctctgtctctgtctctgtctctctctctctctaggtgtGATATTTGTCATGAGGGGGTATCGATGATCTATTAGTTATGCTTCCATGCTAAGGTGATCTTCACCGGAAGAATTAATCGAGGCGATGTGTAGGCAGAATTGAGAACATGCTTTGTGTATGCGACAGCCATTTTGCTGCTAGGGAAGCCGGTGGCAGAACGAGTACCAATGCTGTCCGTTGGCCCTAACACATGAATTTTCTATTCTGACAAAAGTTGAAGCCAGATCAGAAGAGTATTGAAGAAATGATGGAAATTATGTACCCGACCATGAACCATAGAATCACGAAGAGTTTATTTCACAAGTTTCACACGAAATCGACGCAGGTGAACTAGTGCATTGCACGAGTAAGTTGCGCTTTGTGTGATTCAATCACACAAGCTTCTGATCCGATATAAATGAGAGAGGAGGACGAGTCATTATCTGTTACCTACAGATCGATGACCGACCACCCAGTAAAGCAAAGCTACATTTTACGGTTTCCTTCTTCTCCGTTTGGGTCCATAGACGATTCTTTTCCTATTAACCTTCAAGACGATACATCACAAGCACACTTGGAACACATCGTAATTTGATTATTGACCGAACAAGGATCAAAACTTTAAGGCATGAAAGTGCCATCATATCCTTGTACATATCCAAAGTGAAATATGTAATCCCACAAGTAAACCGGAAAAGATGAATCGACGTCCTCTGCGCTGTATTCAAGATCATCCTATAAGTTAGTTCTCCTCTAACGATCAGGAGAAAGCTCCAGATATGATGTAATTAAGTGTCTCCACATTGATAAGGGCTCCCTGTTAAACTACAAACCCCAATTGCAGCAGCTTAAGAGCCTTTCTCAGCTGTATTGGCCTCGGTTGCATCATTTTCCACCGCTTGAGTCACACCGACCTCTGCAGGACGAAGAACTCGGTCGTAGAGCATGTAACCAGCCTGCAGCACAGtgcaagaaaatatttcaaaattaaaacagCAACTTGACAGAGCTGAGTCTCACTTCAGCTTTATCTCCCTCTTTAAAACCAAACCTTCCCAACATGAAAGAAAATCTGAATAACTACTTAGGCAACCTAACCAGATACGATAGAAAAGAGCCATTATACAACAAATACAAGGCTCAAGGCAATGGCAAGTGTCTCCTGCATAATCCTAAACTAGAAAACAGTTTACTGCTGCAAAACATGAGGAGAAACCAATTCAGCCCCAACCAAGAACAGGAGAGTCTATACCTAGAACGAAGCTACCTAGGTGTCAGATATGGACACATTAAAGATAATAAGCTAGGTCTGGCCAAAACTATGCCCCTTGAGACGGTTGAAACAACAACAGGGAGGAATTTAAATAATAGCACCATATATGTAGTCAGACATAATTCTGCATTTGCTATGATGATTGCATAATCCTTGCACAAAACCACGGTTTAGCTTTGTATTGTAAATTCAGAGAGAATCCATACATCTTAGGCTACATAGGGCCAAACTACAGTCCACCAAAGATGCCAGTGAGAAAATGCAGTGATTATTACTTCAGCATTGACCAATTTAGGCTTGTAACTCACAGTTTACGAACACAGAGGCTTAACGCATTGCAAATTAAACTTGACATAGTCCAGTGAGTTTTCAGTGGGTTTTTAGGTTGAGGGTGTTTCTAGGTCAACTCTGAAACCTTTCATGACAAATTCCAGGTTTTTGCTCATTATTCCAGAATTATAGTGAGTATGGAGTAGGGCATCTCATAAGATTAGGAAAGCTAAGAAATGACACCTTATTTGCTGCTCCTTTGGGCGAAATAACTGAAACCAGTCATATAATGCAGTAAAATTATAGTTCAAGAGACATCAGACTTTTTCTTTCATTCGAAACAAACAGATGGGAAAAGGTCATCTTTTATTTGGCTTTTCAGTCCCTTCTATGAAACTTCTACCTCTCTTCTTTCCCTGTTTCAGcctgtatgtatgtatgtgagATGACATGCATTGGGTGGATTTGGGGCAGGAAGAAGAGCAGAAAGAAATGCAAAATCCAGGAAAAAATCTGGAAATAGTTTATCAATTAGAAGTAACACTACATATAAAGAGCGATATGCAATTAAAAATATACCTTTAGCACAACAGCAACAGTGCCTGGGGGCTTAGAACTGTCTGGCATCTGGAATACTGCATTATGCCTATGTGGATCAAACGGCTCATTTGTAGGATCATATTTTTCTATGCCATGTTTCTTAAATACCTGGAAGAAAAGATATATAAACCTCAGATACACATATAAACCTGAGATTGCTGTGGAAGTAGTACAGGTCATGTTGGGTAGTGAAGTTGCCATTTCAGATAAATCACACAGAAGCCTGGACGATGTGCAGTTGGGGTGCTTTGTGATGAAACCCCTCGCAAAAGAACGAAAAGCCTACCTCAACAAGCTGCTTCTCCGTCATGTCAACCCCTTCTAGAAGTGTTTTTAGGAGAGGCGCTGCTCCGTCACTATCCTTTGAATCAATCTTAGAGAAGCTTTCTTTGACAACCGAGGATGCTCTCCCCAAATTGTCTGCAACGTCCAATAAACTTTTAGCGAAATTCTGCAGACAATTTGAAATGAAACTTACTGAGTACTTTTTATGATAAAATAGTGAAACATGAAGTCTATAACAATGACCATGTATACCATACCTGTACAGCGTATTTCTTGGAATTCTCAGCTTGCCGCCTGGTTCTGTCCATCACATTCTCCATCTCAGCATAACTTCGAAGGACTTTATCTTGCATtttttcaatctctttgtgctTCGACTTCAGAAGTTCTTCCTTCTCTGCCACAAGTTTTGCCAAGTCATCCATAGATAGTTCCTTCTCACCCTCCGATTCTGAATCTGAAAAGGCTGTCCTTTTTGGAGCTTTTCTCCTCGTCTTATTAGCTTCAGGGGCCAACTCTCCAGCACTCCTATCTCCTGACTGATTCGAATCTTCAGCATTTCCACTTGCTTTTGTGGCCTCGGAATTTGATACCGTCTCTATATGCTCAGGAGAAGCAGATGATGAGATTCCATACCGCTGAAATGGAGTAGCATGGAAGGCGAACTGATTTGAGGGCACCACCTGATGGAGCCAAGATTAGATGTGAAACGAACTTGAAAAAAATGTCAGGTAGCTGAAGATTAATATCACCGAAGGAGAAATCAAACTATTTCGAGGGAATCCTAGAagacccattcttttttttttttttcttctccgaTAGAACAATATAGAGGACATCGAATGATCGCATGAGGTCACAAACCAGTTGTTGAAACAGATGCTGGGAATGCCATCCATCTAAAGGTACGATCTTTCACCAACTAATCGACACAAGGACAATAACCAAACCTCAGCCGAGACAATTACTACAGCGCTCGACCCCAACTAACAAAATCAAATGCCCAATGCTCAACTCAACCGCGACAGCATCGAGCTCTGTTGATAAGGCACCGCTTGAGCTCAACTGAACAGAGCTCGATTAACATAAAGCACACAAGAAGTCGTTCATTCGTTTAACCTCGAGCCAACGAGCCCAACATAATGCGAGTCCCATATCATAAATGCGCAGACCCAATAAGGCAATAACCAACAAGTTTGCACTCTAGCCACTTCATAAACCGCAACTccaaatcaattccaatcaatcaatcaatcaatcaatcaatccacgAGGGAGACTGAAATCCTAAGGCGCAACAAACTCACGATAGAATGAAATTGAAGGACGCCACACGAAGAACCGAATATTCGAAGACCGTTGAAGACCGCAGACGCGGACGAGTTCTTGTCGAGTACCTTGCTCGGAGAACCGCACGCAAGCGCCCGGCGCCGTTCGGAGACGAGCGGCGGGGGATGCGCCTGGGCCGGAGGAGATGACAGGAGGGAGGCGGCCCGGCTCGCGCTCCGGGAAGCGCGGGACAGAATCCTCGACAGCAGCATTTCGCCGGCTCCGATTGAAGTACAAAGCTGCGAGCTTTCTGGGGAACGGGCGGTGTCGGAATCGGAAGAGACGGTGGGGGGTTTTTGAGGGGAGCGAACGTGCTTGGACGACAAGAAAATTTGGAGGgtttaaggaaaataaaaccaaCTGGACATCGTTCGAGCTTGTTCTTCATGCGAAACGTTGTCGTTCTAATTTGCGTTGTGGAAGGACAAAGAAAAGTATTAGATCGAATAGCCACTTGGAGCCTGTTCTTCATGCGAAACGTTGTCGTTCTAACGCAAGACTGTTAGCTGTGCTTCCGCTAGAAGGCGCCAGAacctttttgtcaattttgcatgCATTAATATAGCAAAATGACTTTTTCCATGAGAACTCAAATGATTATTCGTATTTTCGAGAATTTatgaaattacaatattcacgTCATTATGTCGGATACcatatcttttgaattttttttacgtTTCCCacctcaataaataaataaatcaacacGAAACAAGATTTTTTAGAAAAGCGAAAACAGAAAAATGCACGATAAGTGACAGATTTCTGTGGAGGTCATGTTAAAcccgttaaattgaattaacaaGGAAAGATAGAATTTGCCAATGTATTGGAAATGACGGTCTTTAACTATTTATTTTGTTAACATGGGTtgatactaaaaaaaaaattccaaactgataatttttttttttttttggtgtctatTCATTGGCTGAACAAGGGCCAACGAGAATACTCTTCGAATTTGATTAGATGGCCCGTGACTGTTGATGTTCATTACAATGACAAAGAACTGAGTTTTGGTTTGGCTTGGCTAGTGAAATTAACCAGACAAAATACTAAAACCAAATAAGGGATTCGGTTGCACCCGCAAAGTGGACCAAGACACTTGGAATTTCGGAACATACATATACTTGGTTCGATTTCGCTTTCTAATTGGACCTGATAATGAACCCAAATGTAGAATGGGAGACACCAAACTCATTCGGACAAAACTTCAATCCTTAGACGGTTTCCCCCGCTTTTTCCAATCCATTTCTTGCATGAATTCAATTGTAATTGCACGATCGAGGATTGAGTTGATGATCAATCATATCCAAGTAAGGTGTCGATCCGTCCCACATGGTATGTCAACGTGACATGAGTGGTCAATGGCACGAACTGTTTAGGTTTGGAATCTCGATATCATGGACTAGACTTAGGACCCgggaaagaggaagaaatgaaTGGATCTGCTAATCCCCAGACCTCTATATTCCACTTGAGGAAACGATTCAACAGAGGCTTCCACTGCTTATGGATAGGCCTTCGGCCTGCTTATGGATTTAATTGACTTTACTactttgttgtataaaactctTCTTCCCCTTTGGTCACAATAGTAATTGCCTATGGTCAAGCAGCTTCTCCTTTTTCCATTCAAGACTGGAAGCTAAGCAAAGTCACGAAGTTTCAACTTTTACCCTGCTGATCTAGTGAACCTCGAACAGATTGTGAATCAGAATAACCACAAGAATCACAAACATGGCAGAGCTTCATGTTAATATTGGTCTCAGCTTTACTGCAATGCTTCAGGAGAAAAGCTAATCATACTGAAATTGATCAGACATGGCTGAATGAGCCAAACACTGCATGGCATGCGTCAAGTCAATACAGACATAAATCTTGTCTGCACAAACCGGCCATCCATAGAAAAATTCATGAGAGATCCTCAACCTTTATTGCCAAGTAAGCTGAGTCTTTGGACATCCATCAAGATTATCTACAAACAGAAAGGTGAGCCAGTTGACTTCGTCCTGATGCCAACAATGCTCAGTTACATCACCCAATCAACCTATTAATGAAACTATCTGCTTTTAAATCAACTCAGATTGCCACCGCAGCCCATGGAAATGAGATGGATTCACTCTGCTTCACACATGAAGGGTCCATGTTGCTATCACAAACAAGCAATTTGCAGTGAGCCATCATGAGGAGATTGAATACACCAAAGTCATTGCTtccactaaaaaagaaaattgctcaGATATATCAATGCATCTACAAGCACATTAAAGATCGAATGACATCACTAAATCCCTAGAACCCAGATGGTGCATATGCAATTCATCATATCAGTCAATTCTGGGCACATTTTAAGAGTTGATTCTGTAATGCATTCCCACTTTTCAGCTATTAAActcaacttttatttgttttatcaTCCATAAAGCCCTAGATATTTCCCCACAACTAGACTAGAGAAGTTTCTGACTAATTGCTTTGCTTTTAGCCATTGCTATCATAATTGACTCACATAGCAGGATCCTAGCATAACAAAGATTTGAACCCTGTGCACATCTCAGCTTCATATTTATCTTTTCTCGAAAATCTCAAGTTATAAGTAGCAGAGACTTAACAAGGAAGTCAATAACAAATACAAGGAGTCTTCATAGAAACACAAAAATTTCCTCTTCAAAAAGCATGTTTCTTAACAGGGCCATCATATTCAGTCAAGCTAGCTATGAAAACAAGAGTTCCCCCAATTAAGGGAACTTCAGTTTCCAGATGATCAAAATCAAGCCAATTGGAAGATATAGCCACTTCATAAATATCACTGACAGAATGAAATGGCAAATGCCCCCAGAGGAGGCGATTACACAGGTGATCATTATGGATCTTTACAATAAACCTCATTAACTCATTTGGGCTCTTTCGGAAAGTGCAGTTTGATCAAGGCTGGAAGCTCAGCGAGTTCGACTTGTGGCTTGCCTAACAATATACTTTTCAACTTCTCATCACAGTTCCCCAGGTTTTTATTGCTAGGATCCTGCTCACagaaacaaacgacacatattTCAGATAAGCGATACAGCACAACTCCTGCAAGTGAAGACATAATCAACTCATGCAGGACTTCAGAAACAGATAAAACGACCATCTAACTCGATGAAATTTCACTCAGCAGCACATACTAGCAGCAATTTCAGCAGAATAATTAACACGTTATGAAGTTTCTCAAAACATTCAAGCAGTGCCAAGAAGCTACACATCCGATTGGCCACATGCAAATTGCTCGACCCCAGAAAAACATTCACTTGCCCGCAGCCGGACACCAAACCCCACTTGCTCACAAGCAAATAGTTTCGCCCAAGAGAGGAAAAACTATCAAGCATAGCCAAACTTCATTAAGATCAATTTATGGACACTACTGCCCTAACCAAAACTACTCGCAACCCGGAACACTCGTTTCCAAACACTTCAATGTTCATCAACCAGGTGCCCAAGATAGCGAATTCACCACTCCACAAACCCTAGACGAACAGACCCGAACCCATTTCCTAACTTACAATTCACTGCACGAATCGCACGACAAACCCGAGGAACTCGTACCGAAACACCGAATTAACACTACCATGCGGTTCGGCTAACAGAGACCGCGACCTACGTGGAGCGGCTGACCTGGAGGTTGTTGGACTTGATGTAGGACCAGACGCGCATGAAGCAGCCGAGGCGGGAGGTCTGGGACTGACCCACGAAGTCGCGCACGGTCGAGGGCAGGTTCACAAGGTCGATCAGGTTGGCCAGCTTCTTGGGGTTGTCGGCGACGGCCCTCTTCATCCTCTGCGGCaacattttcctccttcctctgcgACGGCGTTTCTTCAGAGCGGAGGCTGTTTTCAGTCGGTCTCCCTCGCTCCCAGTCCCTCCCACGCAGCGAGCGAGAGGCGGCGCGAGTTGTAAAATTGAGCCGGCTCTGGGTCTGTTTTAGCATTGTAAATTCTCAAGATTCTACTTTTAATTCAccaaaaatacctaaaaatcttttttttcctcgtaATACTGAACTTAGGATTAAGATATTCtcgttttcaaattttaaagaaaataattggtAGAAGTaggaaatagtttttttatgGCTTTCATATAGGCTTGCCCTGAATTAGAATGGGAAAGCCATTAAATACAACAGTTCTCGGACACCAAATGTGTATATGCTCATGCGAAACTAACTAACGACAAATTAGTTCCTTTTAAGGATGAAATTTGGGAGCTGTTCGTACGACGCTCTCGGAAGTTGAGGAGATATTTTTTTCTCGGAGATAAGAGCTGAGGGACTTAAGGAAAACCGCAAAAATATCGTGCCAAAACAGATGGGACTTCTCCGGTACAAAGGGCTTACGattagaagaaagaaataggaaagagagggaagaaaCAAGGATGGTCAATAAGGCAGCAAAATGAGTTGAGCGTGCAAGAGAAAAGGCCCTCTGTGTAAGAAGAATGATCAATTCTTTGCAAATTAGAGTTTCAATCATCAATCTTTATGAAGGAAGACATTGTTATATCTATTTATACAAAGAATGCGATAGTCAATTCTTCACTCCTTAAACTATAGTTATcaatttcgataaaaaaaaaaaaaaaactatagttATCAATTCCTGGATAGGCCGATTCTCATCCTAGAAGCAAGAATTGACTCATTTGATTCCGGACTCAACTGGAAATTGGACCAACTAGCGACACTTCAATGAGAATTCTCTCTATCCCTTCCACGGCCATCAAGCACAATCCATGAAAGACATCTCAATGACTTTCTGGAACAAACGAAATTTCTCATGACAGATTTTCATAtgctttttatattaattaattacccCGAGGATGAGACATGTGTCGTGTGGTATATACTTgggatattttcaatttttgtttttgggagtTGATATTAGTGCTTTTATCTTAATCTTCAGTtgcttttgaaaagaaataccAAATCGAGACTCTGTGCTTGCGTAAAATGCCTCCAATGCATCGCATTAGGGTAACTTGACCAAGACTCGAGCATGCGTTGATTGGttactttaatttatattaagaagtTGTACGGGTTGTTACTGGTACAAAGGGTGGGGCAAAAATAACTTGGAAATATGTCGGTCTTGCATGTATCTCCGCTGGTATTGTTAGTAATGTCTCTGAAATTAAGGGAGGGATTTTCCGTTATTTAAATCCCCCCATTATGACCGCTACGAATTAAGAAATGATCGTGAGATTTTGCGGACGAAACAAATGTTAGGCAcccatcaattgaatatttcattgattgttgtAGAACTGTGATAAAGATAGAGAGATTGTTTTGATCAAAGGAATGAGCTACACAAATAGTTCTTAATGGCTATATAAACTAGCGATTTgagacaaaaattcaaactttaggACATAAAATGTAATATTGCAAAAATCGGAGAGCTAATATGCGACAGGACCAAAACTCAGGCAGATTTTGCGCcatcattcaaattttaaatcatcAAGAACTAGATGCATTAAGGGAGTGAAAATCGATCAAATTATTTGACATTTGTTAATGAGTTCACATTGTACAAAAAGGAGTGTTGTATGCATGTTCTTTGGGGCTTCTTTAGTATTCTGTCAAAATCccgattcaatttttttccagaCTCCTTTCAATTCATTATATCGTGGTGTTATAGGTATAGAGTAACAATTAGCCTTATATTCATATTTATCTTCCATCtggtaaaaaaatctaaatgGGATGCTTTGCAagattcattatttttttcattaatcttATGAAATTCGAGGTGCAAAACCTCACATAATCAACTGGCTTTGGAGGGTGTCATCGAAATTGTATAACGTGATGTGGTGATAAAGTATCATGCATCCGTTAAATTTCTTGTTCAATAGAAAGGTTATGCTCTGTTTCCAATGGAATTATAAATGATCAACATAAAATTAAGGGTTGAACTTTATTTCTTGAGCATCGCGGCGCACTTGAAAAACCCTAACAAATCCCCCACGAATTCGCCATACTCCCATGCCATCACCGCGAATCGCAGCCACACAAGTACTGCCCCTccctttccttcctttctctctctctttttccttctttttttcttcttgttttctcgGCTTTTGATGAAGAAGCGCGGGATGATAAGGTGTACGCAGCACGCAGCAGCGTTGGGGAGGTTCGGGTCGGTCAAATCTTTCAattctttaatctttttctattttgtttttccagaaattgaaaagataagagagaaaCGATTTTCCAATATgggaaaaggggaaagaggTGGAGGATCCACACCAATTCGGCCATGATTTGGTGGTGGGTTTTTTGCCTTTAGCGGGGCCAGCTGTTCCTCCCCCAATCGGGCCCAGCACCACCACCCTCCCCTTCCTCACCTTATCCTCCATCATTGTAGTTGTCTCCCGACACCATCACTACAAAAAATGATTCGtattcatttatatttattgagaaaatttaataaacaaattttaaattactaatACACTAGTTGTACACATCATAAAAATTGATCTCTCTGTTAAACATTATGGTATTTTCGAATCGGGATTACTTCTTGTGCAGGAGTAGTTGctataaattataatttcggttgtCTTGATTATCCTAAGTTTTTGTGGGCAAAAACCATTATGTGAACATTTAGCCTCAAAATATAAGCTAAGCTGACCACAAACCACTCCATCGGATCAAACGCGCATGTCAAAACTACTAGcttgaaatgaaatttgcaaGAGAAATTCCAACACCACTTATATACTAAGATACGCTATACTATACTAAGATGAGATGGGAGCAAAATAAGAGACTTCCcaattattaaaagaaagaaaaggaaaaaatatacgGCCCAAccataaaataaggaaaaaaccCCGAGAGTGAAATAATGCCTTAGAGTGAATAGTGAACGGGATGGCGGGCCCAACTTGCGCATGGACTGGGCTCAGCAAGAGGCCTATGTTCAAAGAAAGCAtgggaagaaa
The window above is part of the Eucalyptus grandis isolate ANBG69807.140 chromosome 6, ASM1654582v1, whole genome shotgun sequence genome. Proteins encoded here:
- the LOC104448182 gene encoding uncharacterized protein LOC104448182, coding for MEGAGSRLSRASSRYGPTATVFNGPVRKWKKRWVHVPPPSAAAAPASHHRNHFQPNHPASNLFLCRWTPVSSGASAAPDGGDGGGGGSGSAEEAPRRKYRYTPIAVLEDHTKAAARKAEEGKISENYPSTGGPMVENDDMYGKSDHAEDEEKEIQNLSKGGLDLGVSPDEPENGHDDVDDKSATMLKTTTRRLLVKGMRPLNGSQKTATEKRLCCVVLG
- the LOC104448183 gene encoding grpE protein homolog 2, mitochondrial isoform X1, coding for MLLSRILSRASRSASRAASLLSSPPAQAHPPPLVSERRRALACGSPSKVVPSNQFAFHATPFQRYGISSSASPEHIETVSNSEATKASGNAEDSNQSGDRSAGELAPEANKTRRKAPKRTAFSDSESEGEKELSMDDLAKLVAEKEELLKSKHKEIEKMQDKVLRSYAEMENVMDRTRRQAENSKKYAVQNFAKSLLDVADNLGRASSVVKESFSKIDSKDSDGAAPLLKTLLEGVDMTEKQLVEVFKKHGIEKYDPTNEPFDPHRHNAVFQMPDSSKPPGTVAVVLKAGYMLYDRVLRPAEVGVTQAVENDATEANTAEKGS
- the LOC104448183 gene encoding grpE protein homolog 2, mitochondrial isoform X2, coding for MLLSRILSRASRSASRAASFLSSPPAQAHPPPLVSERRRALACGSPSKVVPSNQFAFHATPFQRYGISSSASPEHIETVSNSEATKASGNAEDSNQSGDRSAGELAPEANKTRRKAPKRTAFSDSESEGEKELSMDDLAKLVAEKEELLKSKHKEIEKMQDKVLRSYAEMENVMDRTRRQAENSKKYAVQNFAKSLLDVADNLGRASSVVKESFSKIDSKDSDGAAPLLKTLLEGVDMTEKQLVEVFKKHGIEKYDPTNEPFDPHRHNAVFQMPDSSKPPGTVAVVLKAGYMLYDRVLRPAEVGVTQAVENDATEANTAEKGS
- the LOC120294807 gene encoding upstream activation factor subunit UAF30-like, encoding MLPQRMKRAVADNPKKLANLIDLVNLPSTVRDFVGQSQTSRLGCFMRVWSYIKSNNLQDPSNKNLGNCDEKLKSILLGKPQVELAELPALIKLHFPKEPK